In Uranotaenia lowii strain MFRU-FL chromosome 2, ASM2978415v1, whole genome shotgun sequence, one genomic interval encodes:
- the LOC129746656 gene encoding uroporphyrinogen-III synthase-like, with the protein MARVVILKAESDNSEAYAGLLQKQGLEPIFVPTLDFSFKNLEVLRDQLLSPYKYSGLIFTSPRSITAVRDALKGQKLKDDWKTLANYCVGETSYDLILRSLDLDTKGQHSGNASNLADFMKTDLYNKTVTMPFLFPCGNLKQDVLQNKLSEYGYSLDSVEVYETVPHRDLERHLLELFGDGSPPEYLLFFSPSGINYCASIFERHKLKLGSCRIVAIGPSTKKAIENKGYPVYRTAEKPTPEFVVSALLET; encoded by the coding sequence ATGGCCCGAGTGGTAATCCTGAAGGCCGAAAGCGACAACAGTGAAGCGTATGCTGGGCTGCTGCAGAAACAGGGCCTGGAGCCGATATTTGTGCCAACTTTGGACTTTTCCTTCAAGAATCTGGAGGTGCTGCGGGATCAGCTGCTGTCTCCGTACAAGTATTCTGGATTGATTTTCACCAGCCCCCGGAGCATAACAGCCGTTCGGGATGCCCTGAAGGGTCAGAAGCTGAAGGATGACTGGAAAACGCTGGCCAACTACTGCGTAGGGGAAACCTCGTACGATCTCATTCTTCGATCCCTGGACTTGGACACCAAGGGTCAACATTCGGGGAACGCCAGCAATCTAGCGGACTTCATGAAAACCGATCTGTACAACAAAACggtcacaatgccgtttctgtTTCCATGTGGCAATCTGAAACAGGACGTACTGCAGAACAAACTGTCCGAGTATGGGTACTCGCTGGACTCGGTTGAGGTATACGAAACGGTTCCGCATCGGGATCTCGAACGGCACCTACTGGAATTGTTCGGGGATGGTTCTCCGCCCGAATATCTCCTGTTTTTCAGCCCCTCTGGGATCAACTACTGTGCCAGCATTTTCGAACGGCACAAGCTGAAACTGGGCTCCTGCCGAATAGTGGCCATCGGGCCCAGCACCAAGAAAGCCATCGAAAACAAGGGCTATCCGGTGTACCGAACGGCGGAGAAACCGACGCCAGAATTTGTCGTTAGTGCTTTACTAGAAACCTAG